A window of Nonomuraea angiospora genomic DNA:
GCTGTCACGGCACGCTGCTCCAGCATGCGCCGCGACCGACAGCGCGGGAAAGCACCTGGAGGGCGAACGTATGTGCACGATGTCTGGTCAGGAATGCCAGGCACGCCGAGCCGTGACCGATGACCGGCGGGAAGAACAGCTTCCGACGGGCGCCGCGGCGGGCACCTCTCGCCGCGCCGCCATCGTGGGCGTGGGAGGCGCCGGTCTGATGACCGTCTTGGCCGCCTGCGCCGGCAACGGCGAGACCAGCGCCGACGCCGGCCCCTCCGCCTCCCGGACCTCCGCACCCGCCGGAGACACCGCCACGTCCCCCGCCGCGAAGAGCAGCGCCATCCTCGCCAAGACCTCCGACATTCCCAAGGAGGGCGGCAAGGTCTTTCCGGACCAGAAGGTCGTCGTGGTCCAGCCGTCCGCGGGC
This region includes:
- a CDS encoding QcrA and Rieske domain-containing protein, which gives rise to MTVLAACAGNGETSADAGPSASRTSAPAGDTATSPAAKSSAILAKTSDIPKEGGKVFPDQKVVVVQPSAGKFRAYSAVCTHRGCTVSDVSSGMINCPCHGSMFWLDGKVMGGPATKPLPEVPIKVDGDTISLA